The following are encoded together in the Girardinichthys multiradiatus isolate DD_20200921_A chromosome X, DD_fGirMul_XY1, whole genome shotgun sequence genome:
- the LOC124863121 gene encoding transcription factor SOX-10-like isoform X2 yields MSREEQSFSEVELSPGMSDDSRSLSPGHSSGAAGGIESPLRGQQPQLAALDDASAGCSSVKSDDEEERFPAGIREAVSQVLNCYDWTILPMPVRVSAGSKSKSHVKRPMNAFMVWAQAARRKLADQHPHLHNAELSKTLGKLWRLLNESDKRPFIEEAERLRKQHKKDYPDYKYQPRRRKNGKVGSGSGSEAEGHLEGQSHSPPTPPTTPKTELLSGKTGDGKREGAGTRGTMGAERVLGSGKPHIDFGNVDIGEISHEVMANMEPFDVNEFDQYLPPNGHPGVGQIGAAGGAAAASPASPYAYGISTTLAAASGHSAAWLSKQQLPQQHHGSPLGSDPSKAQIKSEAGGSGAHFAEVASAGAHVTYTPLSLPHYSSAFPSLASRAQFAEYTDHQPPGTYYGHSGQASGLYSAFSYMGPSQRPLYTAITDPTSASQSHSPTHWEQPVYTTLSRP; encoded by the exons ATGTCCAGAGAGGAGCAGAGCTTCTCAGAGGTGGAGCTCAGTCCCGGCATGTCGGACGACAGTCGCTCCCTGTCCCCGGGTCATTCCTCCGGTGCGGCAGGTGGAATCGAGTCGCCCCTCCGAGGGCAGCAGCCGCAGCTGGCGGCTCTGGACGACGCCTCGGCGGGCTGCTCGTCCGTCAAGTCCGACGACGAGGAGGAGCGCTTCCCCGCCGGGATCCGCGAGGCGGTGAGTCAGGTGCTCAACTGCTACGACTGGACCATCTTGCCGATGCCCGTGCGCGTGAGCGCCGGAAGCAAGAGCAAGTCTCACGTGAAAAGGCCAATGAACGCCTTCATGGTGTGGGCGCAGGCCGCGCGGAGGAAACTGGCCGACCAGCATCCCCACCTGCACAACGCGGAGCTCAGCAAGACCCTGGGGAAGCTGTGGAG GCTTCTCAATGAGAGTGACAAGCGGCCCTTCATTGAGGAGGCAGAGAGGCTGAGGAAGCAGCACAAGAAGGATTACCCAGACTACAAATACCAGCCGCGGCGCCGCAAAAATGGAAAGGTCGGCTCTGGGTCTGGAAGTGAGGCCGAAGGCCATTTGGAGG gtcaGAGCCACAGTCCTCCCACGCCTCCCACCACTCCCAAGACTGAACTTCTGTCTGGAAAGACAGGAGATGGTAAAAGAGAGGGAGCTGGCACCCGAGGCACAATGGGAGCAGAACGTGTTCTAGGATCTGGCAAACCTCACATTGACTTTGGTAATGTGGACATCGGAGAGATAAGCCATGAGGTGATGGCCAACATGGAGCCATTTGATGTCAACGAGTTTGACCAGTACCTTCCCCCTAATGGGCATCCAGGGGTTGGACAGATTGGTGCAGCAGGCGGGGCTGCAGCAGCTTCACCTGCCTCTCCGTATGCCTATGGCATCTCGACGACTTTGGCTGCAGCCAGCGGACACTCAGCAGCCTGGCTTTCCAAGCAGCAGCTGCCACAGCAACATCACGGCTCCCCACTGGGCTCAGATCCATCCAAGGCACAAATCAAGAGCGAGGCAGGAGGTTCTGGGGCTCACTTTGCTGAAGTAGCCTCAGCAGGAGCTCATGTCACCTACACACCGCTCAGCCTTCCCCATTATAGCTCCGCCTTCCCCTCGTTGGCCTCCAGGGCTCAGTTTGCAGAATACACCGACCACCAGCCCCCTGGGACATACTATGGACACTCTGGCCAGGCCTCGGGGTTGTACTCTGCCTTCTCTTACATGGGGCCCTCCCAGAGGCCTCTCTACACAGCCATCACTGACCCAACCAGTGCGTCGCAGTCACACAGCCCCACGCACTGGGAGCAGCCCGTCTACACAACATTGTCGCGGCCATGA
- the LOC124863121 gene encoding transcription factor SOX-10-like isoform X1, with translation MSREEQSFSEVELSPGMSDDSRSLSPGHSSGAAGGIESPLRGQQPQLAALDDASAGCSSVKSDDEEERFPAGIREAVSQVLNCYDWTILPMPVRVSAGSKSKSHVKRPMNAFMVWAQAARRKLADQHPHLHNAELSKTLGKLWRLLNESDKRPFIEEAERLRKQHKKDYPDYKYQPRRRKNGKVGSGSGSEAEGHLEGEVSHSQSYYKGLHLEVAHSEGAESPLADGHHPHAAGQSHSPPTPPTTPKTELLSGKTGDGKREGAGTRGTMGAERVLGSGKPHIDFGNVDIGEISHEVMANMEPFDVNEFDQYLPPNGHPGVGQIGAAGGAAAASPASPYAYGISTTLAAASGHSAAWLSKQQLPQQHHGSPLGSDPSKAQIKSEAGGSGAHFAEVASAGAHVTYTPLSLPHYSSAFPSLASRAQFAEYTDHQPPGTYYGHSGQASGLYSAFSYMGPSQRPLYTAITDPTSASQSHSPTHWEQPVYTTLSRP, from the exons ATGTCCAGAGAGGAGCAGAGCTTCTCAGAGGTGGAGCTCAGTCCCGGCATGTCGGACGACAGTCGCTCCCTGTCCCCGGGTCATTCCTCCGGTGCGGCAGGTGGAATCGAGTCGCCCCTCCGAGGGCAGCAGCCGCAGCTGGCGGCTCTGGACGACGCCTCGGCGGGCTGCTCGTCCGTCAAGTCCGACGACGAGGAGGAGCGCTTCCCCGCCGGGATCCGCGAGGCGGTGAGTCAGGTGCTCAACTGCTACGACTGGACCATCTTGCCGATGCCCGTGCGCGTGAGCGCCGGAAGCAAGAGCAAGTCTCACGTGAAAAGGCCAATGAACGCCTTCATGGTGTGGGCGCAGGCCGCGCGGAGGAAACTGGCCGACCAGCATCCCCACCTGCACAACGCGGAGCTCAGCAAGACCCTGGGGAAGCTGTGGAG GCTTCTCAATGAGAGTGACAAGCGGCCCTTCATTGAGGAGGCAGAGAGGCTGAGGAAGCAGCACAAGAAGGATTACCCAGACTACAAATACCAGCCGCGGCGCCGCAAAAATGGAAAGGTCGGCTCTGGGTCTGGAAGTGAGGCCGAAGGCCATTTGGAGGGTGAGGTCAGCCACAGCCAATCGTACTATAAGGGCCTCCACCTGGAAGTGGCCCACAGTGAGGGAGCTGAGTCCCCTCTGGCTGATGGGCACCACCCTCATGCTGCAG gtcaGAGCCACAGTCCTCCCACGCCTCCCACCACTCCCAAGACTGAACTTCTGTCTGGAAAGACAGGAGATGGTAAAAGAGAGGGAGCTGGCACCCGAGGCACAATGGGAGCAGAACGTGTTCTAGGATCTGGCAAACCTCACATTGACTTTGGTAATGTGGACATCGGAGAGATAAGCCATGAGGTGATGGCCAACATGGAGCCATTTGATGTCAACGAGTTTGACCAGTACCTTCCCCCTAATGGGCATCCAGGGGTTGGACAGATTGGTGCAGCAGGCGGGGCTGCAGCAGCTTCACCTGCCTCTCCGTATGCCTATGGCATCTCGACGACTTTGGCTGCAGCCAGCGGACACTCAGCAGCCTGGCTTTCCAAGCAGCAGCTGCCACAGCAACATCACGGCTCCCCACTGGGCTCAGATCCATCCAAGGCACAAATCAAGAGCGAGGCAGGAGGTTCTGGGGCTCACTTTGCTGAAGTAGCCTCAGCAGGAGCTCATGTCACCTACACACCGCTCAGCCTTCCCCATTATAGCTCCGCCTTCCCCTCGTTGGCCTCCAGGGCTCAGTTTGCAGAATACACCGACCACCAGCCCCCTGGGACATACTATGGACACTCTGGCCAGGCCTCGGGGTTGTACTCTGCCTTCTCTTACATGGGGCCCTCCCAGAGGCCTCTCTACACAGCCATCACTGACCCAACCAGTGCGTCGCAGTCACACAGCCCCACGCACTGGGAGCAGCCCGTCTACACAACATTGTCGCGGCCATGA